In Coleofasciculus chthonoplastes PCC 7420, the following proteins share a genomic window:
- a CDS encoding Rpn family recombination-promoting nuclease/putative transposase gives MTLRFISPKTDFAFQKIFGSTDSKDILISFLNALIYEANPVIQDLEIIDPYNPREVVDLKDSYLDVKALLDNGSTVLIEMQVLNLAFFEKRVIYNLTKTYGNQLKYGEGYSYLKPVIALTITDFLMFDQTQRYLTRFSLKENQELFNYPDPEIELIFVELPKFTKTLDQLESLTDKWIYFIKNAPSLEVIPPTFSQFPELDKAMNIANQANLSVEEVEKLRKQEMFLEDQRGSIVKAKQEGLQEGLEQGIRWIFRFLERQLGSIPPEISQGIQNLSVDQLERLGNDVFDFNNLEELSSWLQENG, from the coding sequence ATGACTCTAAGATTTATTAGTCCAAAGACTGATTTTGCCTTCCAAAAGATATTTGGATCAACAGACAGCAAAGATATCCTGATTAGCTTTTTAAATGCCTTAATTTATGAAGCCAACCCCGTGATTCAGGATTTAGAAATCATTGACCCCTATAATCCTAGAGAGGTGGTGGATCTCAAAGACAGCTATCTCGATGTCAAAGCCTTACTGGATAATGGCTCAACCGTGCTAATTGAAATGCAAGTCCTCAACCTAGCTTTCTTCGAGAAGCGGGTTATTTATAACCTGACCAAAACTTATGGAAATCAGCTAAAATATGGCGAAGGATATTCCTACCTGAAACCGGTCATTGCCTTAACAATTACCGACTTTCTCATGTTTGATCAGACACAACGGTATCTAACCCGGTTTAGCTTAAAGGAAAACCAAGAGTTGTTTAACTATCCTGATCCAGAAATCGAGTTAATTTTTGTAGAATTACCGAAATTCACGAAAACGCTAGATCAGCTAGAGAGTTTAACAGATAAATGGATTTATTTTATTAAAAATGCTCCCAGCTTGGAGGTAATTCCCCCCACATTTAGCCAATTTCCGGAACTAGATAAAGCGATGAATATCGCCAATCAAGCTAATTTGAGTGTAGAGGAAGTGGAAAAATTGCGGAAGCAAGAAATGTTCCTGGAAGACCAACGAGGATCGATTGTTAAGGCAAAGCAGGAAGGACTGCAAGAAGGATTAGAGCAAGGAATTCGATGGATATTCCGTTTTCTGGAGCGACAGTTGGGGTCAATTCCGCCAGAAATCAGTCAGGGAATTCAAAACTTATCGGTTGACCAGTTGGAACGTCTCGGAAATGATGTTTTTGATTTCAACAATTTAGAAGAGTTATCAAGTTGGTTACAGGAAAATGGGTGA
- the glmU gene encoding bifunctional UDP-N-acetylglucosamine diphosphorylase/glucosamine-1-phosphate N-acetyltransferase GlmU, with amino-acid sequence MVAVAILAAGRGTRMKSKLPKVCHNLGSLSMVERVLKSCLGVDPLRCLVIVGYQAEQVKHSLAQFQDIEFVEQAEQLGTGHAVQQLLPHLEGFTGDLLVLNGDVPLLRSQTLQQLLDTHKTHQNAATILTAQLPNPQGYGRVFCDGQNLVTQIVEDRDCTTAQKQNRRINAGVYCFNWQKLAKILPNLQSNNDQKEYYLTDTIHQLKPVMAVDVEDYQEILGINNRNQLAEAYQILQDRVKEAWMMAGVTLINPDSITIDDTVELQPDVIIEPQTHLRGKTVIGSGSRIGPGSLIENSQLGKNVTALFSVVSDSVVQENSRIGPYTHLRGHVSVGESCRVGNFVELKNAQIGDRTNIAHLSYLGDATLGDQVNIGAGTITANYDGVQKHRTQIGDRTKTGSNSVLVAPITLGEDVTVAAGSVVTETTPDDCLVIARSRQVVKPGWRLNFPTP; translated from the coding sequence ATGGTTGCAGTCGCGATTTTAGCAGCAGGACGCGGGACACGAATGAAATCTAAGTTGCCCAAGGTATGCCACAATTTGGGTTCCTTGTCAATGGTGGAACGAGTTCTCAAAAGTTGTCTTGGTGTCGATCCGTTGCGGTGTCTGGTGATTGTCGGCTATCAAGCCGAACAAGTTAAACATTCTCTCGCCCAGTTCCAGGATATAGAATTTGTGGAACAAGCCGAACAATTGGGAACCGGTCATGCAGTACAACAACTCCTCCCCCACTTAGAAGGATTTACGGGGGATTTGTTGGTCTTGAATGGTGATGTTCCCCTGTTGCGATCCCAAACCCTGCAACAATTATTAGATACCCATAAAACCCATCAAAATGCCGCGACGATTTTAACCGCGCAACTGCCGAATCCGCAAGGATATGGACGAGTTTTTTGTGATGGACAAAACCTCGTCACTCAGATTGTAGAAGATCGAGACTGCACCACAGCCCAAAAGCAGAACCGTCGAATTAATGCGGGAGTCTATTGTTTCAATTGGCAGAAATTGGCAAAAATACTGCCAAATCTACAGTCAAATAATGACCAAAAGGAATATTATTTAACGGATACGATTCATCAGCTAAAACCTGTCATGGCGGTTGATGTGGAGGATTATCAGGAAATTTTGGGAATTAACAACCGCAATCAGTTAGCCGAAGCATACCAGATTTTGCAAGATCGGGTGAAGGAAGCCTGGATGATGGCGGGGGTGACGTTAATTAATCCCGATAGTATTACCATTGATGACACGGTGGAATTACAACCGGATGTGATTATTGAACCCCAAACCCACCTGCGGGGAAAAACCGTAATTGGTTCTGGGAGTCGGATTGGACCCGGAAGTCTGATAGAAAATAGTCAGTTAGGGAAGAATGTCACGGCGCTGTTTTCGGTGGTGAGTGATTCGGTGGTGCAAGAGAATAGCCGAATCGGACCCTATACTCATCTTAGAGGTCATGTCAGCGTCGGGGAATCTTGTCGGGTGGGGAATTTTGTGGAACTGAAAAACGCCCAAATTGGCGATCGCACAAATATCGCCCACCTGTCTTATCTGGGGGATGCGACGTTAGGGGATCAGGTGAATATCGGCGCAGGAACGATTACCGCCAACTACGATGGGGTACAAAAGCATCGCACTCAAATCGGCGATCGCACGAAGACGGGTTCCAATAGTGTGCTTGTTGCACCTATAACCTTGGGCGAAGATGTCACAGTAGCGGCGGGTTCAGTAGTAACTGAAACGACACCTGATGATTGTCTGGTGATTGCGCGATCGCGTCAAGTCGTCAAACCCGGTTGGCGTCTCAATTTTCCAACCCCGTAG
- a CDS encoding CHAT domain-containing protein has translation MYRLLIPFCLVAAFTPTPLVSQPITPAADGTETQVTPDGNRLDIQGGSVSADGANLFHSFQQFGLDFDQIANFLANPQTRNILGRVIGGDPSMINGLIQVTGSNANLFLLNPAGIVFGADARLNVPADFTATTATSIGFGNTNWFNVLGNNDYQSLVGVPNQFAFDVSQPGSIVNAGHLAVAEGQNLTLLGGTVINTGQLTAPGGTITIAAVPGENLVRISQPGNLLSLEISPRPSNTNEPLQLNPLDLPVLLTGTGETVDTGLTVSPTNEVQLTESGITLPTEAGIAIVSGNLDVSMPDFSASPQIGGEVNILGDNVALIDARINASGANGGGTVRIGGEYQGSGTIPNALQTFVSQNSVINADALIDGNGGNVILWSDETTRFLGSISARGGLNGGDGGFVEVSGKQALDFQGVVDLLAPAGQVGTLLLDPTDITISTATDSGSMTFASGIFSDTATTPSTLNTTTLENQLAFSNVTVSTASGLSGAGTITVNDPITWSSDSSLTLFANNDINVNANIRYSGTADTALTLQANNSILLNSGVDITANTTGKLDVTVNADRDGSGAGSIFLNPGSAINSNGGDIILGGGSNPLTNPAVGTSDIQELVTTSGVILNNAVLNSGVGNISITGKGIDGTNVAVGIVVTTGTSIQSTTGNITLTGTGGMGGNTNQGIILAEADTNISSVDGTISLTGIGQGTGDENSGIRVDNFSGGMGPVVETTGSGTITFNGTGSSAGNEANDGIVLGEGNIIIRSADGDINLTGVGQGSTTQSDGVEIALDSIVEATGTGTIRLNGTGGMGTIDNQGVRIWKSSQVRTNSGMVDVIGIRGMGTDSYGIQLAENGVLGQETQTGNLTLTTDSLDIDNTFNVVSTGQLQVQPLTPSLGITIGDTSVGTLNLDTTTLASFRNGFSQIIIGGANRSGAITLANNVTFNDPVILRSQTNSGSITTTGYTLTGIDDATIHLDANQDIITGDIINPGGEITLTSNNGTIDTHRGILNTSAATGDGGEITLTANTINPGSINTSAGAGRGGNISLNGTVTLTQPDTTFTTTGMTVGGDMIFTNTLNGVTPDSQNLTLNSGTGNITFEDSVGNTVNLGNLTINSTGITQFKGSVTVESLTTDAEGMTQIRGNVITNGELGQTYRDDVTLIGDIELTGDEINFFGNVSGNGTLTLQPFNPSHAIAINGATDTNTEQLDLSARDINAWEMGFESITIGRNDSSGAITLADDVTFNDSVTLRSPMGNGSINTTGFTLTGNGEITLLANQDIITGTINNPGAAVTLTSLSGNINTDAGTIYTRSSIGKGGAIALNARNTITTGDLDSGSASGTPGPITLNAGNQITFNRPLILPGDFSVSIPNSGNIIFNSTVDGTYDLTLNPGGGIVQFNDRVGSLQPLQSLWVQGDIITNNRAGIDITAENTIKTDDITAPGGINLFSHNGQISTGILDTSASGNGGNSKLTANDRITVSHINTQSLNGIGGNVEITTNHFFRATDSFIDKNGINASISTAGGTDGGSIIIRHGGIMPFIVGNSQTNGIRGAMTRGDTTPDQTIVPNQAYFFSHTQDEERIQILSSPVPFILDEFLIREAKPDLETDVDIIESLNNLIGQGLEAEIEIEEDPETGEKRIVQRFYIPGTLSLNLETSLSVGQTDQLFEEQFEKYFQQNLSREIITAEGLRDTLTTLKEQTGKSSGVVYVRSLTNHLELLLVLPQGYPIRKRIPTANAKELQKTLTEFRQTVTDSHRPKAYLAPAQQLYNWMIAPLESELEEQGIDTLIFSMDAGLRTIPMAALHDGNQFLVEKYSIGSIPSMSLTNHRYNTIKNAQVLAMGASKFEDLPPLPAVPNELQIITKELWSGQSFLNEEFTLNNLKQQRQQFGIIHLATHADFLPNDPSHSYIQLWDEKLRLNQLRQIGWNQSPQVELLVLSACRTAIGDVNAELGFAGLAVNAGVKSALASLWYVSDGSTLALMSEFYRQLSQPDVTIKAEALQRAQIAMLRGQVRLENGQLHGIGMGGIPLPPELKGRGNQDFSHPYYWAAFTMIGSPW, from the coding sequence ATGTATCGACTGCTTATCCCCTTCTGCTTAGTCGCCGCGTTCACACCGACGCCGCTAGTCTCTCAACCGATTACACCAGCGGCTGATGGAACAGAAACCCAGGTTACACCTGATGGTAACCGCTTGGATATCCAAGGGGGTAGCGTTTCCGCAGATGGGGCAAATCTGTTTCATAGTTTCCAGCAATTTGGACTCGATTTCGATCAAATTGCCAATTTTCTGGCGAATCCCCAGACTCGTAATATTTTAGGGCGAGTGATTGGGGGTGATCCGTCAATGATTAATGGTCTTATTCAAGTTACTGGAAGTAATGCTAACTTATTTTTACTCAACCCAGCCGGAATTGTCTTTGGTGCAGACGCCCGGTTAAATGTTCCGGCTGATTTCACAGCAACCACGGCGACGAGTATTGGGTTTGGCAATACTAATTGGTTCAATGTTTTGGGTAACAATGACTACCAAAGTTTGGTAGGTGTTCCCAATCAATTTGCCTTTGATGTTTCCCAGCCGGGGAGTATTGTGAATGCTGGTCATTTAGCCGTAGCCGAGGGGCAGAATTTAACGTTACTGGGGGGTACTGTAATTAATACCGGACAACTCACTGCACCCGGAGGAACGATTACCATTGCGGCTGTACCGGGTGAAAATTTAGTCCGCATTAGTCAACCGGGAAACTTGTTGAGTTTGGAGATTTCCCCCCGTCCAAGTAATACTAATGAACCGCTACAGCTAAATCCTCTGGATTTGCCAGTATTGTTAACGGGTACAGGGGAAACAGTAGATACGGGATTAACTGTTTCTCCAACTAATGAGGTGCAGTTAACTGAATCGGGGATAACCCTACCGACTGAAGCCGGAATAGCTATTGTTTCCGGTAATTTGGATGTATCTATGCCAGACTTTTCAGCTTCACCACAGATAGGGGGTGAGGTTAATATTTTAGGCGATAACGTGGCACTTATTGACGCAAGGATTAATGCGTCTGGGGCAAATGGTGGGGGTACAGTCAGGATTGGTGGAGAGTATCAGGGAAGCGGTACAATCCCTAATGCTTTACAGACGTTTGTGAGTCAAAATTCAGTAATTAATGCGGATGCATTGATTGATGGGAATGGCGGAAACGTGATTCTTTGGTCAGATGAAACGACCCGCTTTTTGGGTAGCATCAGCGCCCGTGGTGGATTGAATGGCGGCGATGGTGGGTTTGTTGAAGTTTCGGGAAAACAGGCTTTGGATTTTCAAGGCGTTGTTGATTTGTTAGCGCCGGCTGGTCAAGTAGGAACGCTATTATTAGACCCAACAGATATTACGATTAGTACCGCAACGGATAGCGGGAGTATGACATTTGCGAGTGGTATATTTTCCGACACAGCGACGACTCCCTCTACACTGAATACGACGACTCTAGAGAATCAATTGGCTTTCAGTAATGTCACCGTTTCAACAGCTTCGGGTTTATCCGGTGCGGGAACCATTACTGTAAATGATCCGATTACCTGGAGTAGTGACTCGTCGCTGACACTTTTTGCTAATAACGATATTAATGTTAATGCGAATATCAGGTATTCGGGAACGGCTGATACTGCCCTCACTCTACAAGCGAATAACAGTATTCTTTTAAATTCAGGTGTAGATATAACAGCTAATACTACAGGGAAGTTGGATGTTACTGTGAATGCTGACCGAGATGGAAGTGGTGCGGGGTCAATTTTCTTAAACCCTGGTTCAGCTATCAATTCCAATGGCGGCGATATTATTTTGGGGGGTGGTAGTAACCCGTTAACGAATCCGGCGGTAGGCACAAGTGATATACAGGAATTAGTTACTACTTCTGGTGTTATTCTGAACAATGCTGTCCTTAATTCCGGGGTGGGCAATATTTCAATTACGGGTAAAGGTATCGATGGTACAAACGTTGCCGTTGGCATTGTCGTCACAACTGGGACAAGCATTCAAAGTACCACGGGGAATATCACGTTAACGGGAACAGGCGGGATGGGAGGAAACACCAATCAGGGAATTATTCTAGCAGAAGCAGACACTAACATTAGTTCAGTTGATGGCACTATTAGTCTAACCGGAATAGGACAAGGAACAGGAGATGAGAATAGTGGTATTCGAGTTGATAACTTTTCCGGTGGGATGGGTCCGGTTGTCGAAACCACAGGGAGTGGTACGATAACCTTTAATGGTACGGGAAGTAGCGCAGGAAATGAAGCCAATGATGGTATTGTTTTGGGTGAGGGTAATATCATAATTCGTTCAGCCGATGGTGATATCAATTTGACGGGAGTTGGACAAGGTTCAACAACTCAAAGTGATGGCGTGGAAATTGCTTTAGATTCTATTGTGGAAGCGACGGGAACGGGAACTATCCGATTAAATGGTACTGGTGGGATGGGTACAATTGATAATCAAGGCGTGCGGATATGGAAATCGTCTCAGGTGCGAACGAATAGTGGGATGGTAGATGTAATTGGAATTAGGGGTATGGGAACGGATTCCTACGGAATTCAGTTAGCTGAAAATGGAGTCTTGGGACAAGAAACGCAAACGGGAAACTTGACACTAACGACAGATTCGTTGGATATTGATAATACGTTTAACGTGGTGAGTACGGGACAATTACAGGTACAACCGTTAACCCCCAGTTTAGGAATTACGATTGGCGATACCAGCGTTGGCACATTAAACCTGGATACCACTACACTGGCTAGTTTCCGCAATGGATTTTCGCAAATTATTATTGGTGGCGCGAATCGTAGTGGCGCAATTACCCTAGCTAATAATGTTACCTTTAATGATCCCGTAATTTTGCGATCGCAAACCAACTCAGGTTCGATTACGACGACAGGGTATACCTTAACCGGAATCGATGACGCCACGATTCACCTAGACGCGAATCAAGATATTATAACGGGCGATATTATTAATCCAGGTGGGGAGATTACCCTCACTAGCAATAACGGAACTATTGACACTCATCGCGGAATCCTCAATACTAGCGCCGCAACCGGAGATGGGGGAGAGATTACTCTCACGGCGAACACGATTAATCCAGGTTCTATTAATACCTCTGCGGGTGCTGGACGTGGTGGTAATATCAGCTTGAATGGTACTGTGACTCTGACTCAACCGGATACAACCTTCACCACCACAGGGATGACGGTTGGGGGTGATATGATATTCACCAATACGCTCAATGGTGTCACGCCTGATAGCCAAAACCTGACGCTAAATTCGGGTACGGGTAATATTACGTTTGAGGATAGTGTCGGGAATACGGTTAATCTGGGAAACTTAACCATCAATAGTACAGGTATCACCCAATTTAAGGGTTCTGTAACCGTTGAGAGTCTAACTACCGATGCCGAGGGTATGACTCAAATTCGTGGAAATGTGATAACGAACGGAGAGTTGGGTCAAACATACCGTGATGATGTTACCCTGATTGGCGATATTGAATTAACAGGTGACGAAATTAATTTTTTCGGGAATGTATCGGGGAATGGGACTTTGACGTTACAACCGTTTAATCCTAGTCACGCGATCGCGATTAATGGTGCAACTGATACTAACACAGAACAGCTAGACTTGTCAGCCCGTGATATCAACGCCTGGGAAATGGGTTTCGAGTCTATCACCATCGGGCGTAATGACAGCAGTGGCGCGATTACCCTAGCTGATGATGTGACGTTTAATGACTCGGTGACATTGCGATCGCCCATGGGTAATGGTTCGATTAATACCACTGGCTTTACTCTAACCGGAAACGGTGAGATTACGCTACTAGCGAATCAAGATATTATCACAGGTACGATTAACAATCCGGGTGCAGCGGTGACGCTGACGAGTCTTTCGGGAAATATCAATACTGATGCGGGGACAATTTACACACGATCAAGTATAGGCAAAGGAGGCGCGATCGCACTCAATGCCCGTAATACTATCACGACTGGTGATTTAGACTCAGGTTCTGCATCTGGAACTCCAGGACCCATTACACTTAATGCAGGTAACCAGATTACGTTCAATCGTCCTCTAATTTTACCTGGAGATTTCTCGGTGAGTATCCCCAACTCCGGTAACATTATTTTTAATAGCACGGTTGATGGAACCTACGATCTCACCCTTAATCCCGGTGGTGGTATTGTTCAGTTTAATGATCGGGTTGGCAGCTTGCAACCGTTGCAAAGTTTATGGGTTCAAGGTGATATTATCACTAATAATCGAGCCGGGATAGATATCACAGCCGAGAATACGATCAAAACCGATGATATTACTGCCCCTGGCGGGATTAATTTGTTCAGCCACAACGGACAAATCTCCACAGGTATTCTGGATACCTCCGCTTCTGGTAATGGTGGTAATAGTAAGCTGACTGCTAATGACAGGATTACTGTTAGCCACATTAATACTCAGAGTCTCAATGGTATAGGCGGAAACGTTGAAATTACAACCAATCATTTCTTCCGGGCGACTGACTCTTTCATCGACAAAAATGGTATCAATGCCAGTATTTCCACGGCTGGAGGAACAGACGGTGGCAGCATTATTATCCGTCATGGGGGAATCATGCCATTTATTGTTGGTAATTCCCAAACCAACGGTATCCGAGGCGCAATGACCCGAGGTGATACTACACCAGACCAAACAATTGTACCCAATCAAGCTTATTTCTTCAGCCATACCCAGGATGAAGAACGGATACAAATTTTATCATCCCCTGTCCCTTTTATTCTCGATGAATTTCTCATTCGAGAAGCCAAACCCGATCTAGAGACAGACGTAGATATTATCGAGTCTTTAAACAATCTAATTGGGCAGGGTTTAGAAGCCGAAATTGAAATTGAGGAAGATCCTGAAACGGGAGAAAAAAGGATTGTGCAGCGCTTTTACATTCCAGGAACTCTCTCGCTCAATCTTGAGACTTCATTATCAGTGGGTCAGACTGACCAACTGTTTGAGGAGCAATTTGAGAAGTATTTTCAGCAAAATCTAAGCCGTGAAATCATCACCGCCGAAGGTTTGCGAGACACCCTAACCACTCTAAAGGAGCAAACGGGAAAGAGTTCCGGCGTTGTTTATGTACGTTCTCTGACCAACCATCTAGAACTGCTGTTAGTTCTTCCTCAAGGTTATCCTATTCGCAAGAGAATCCCAACCGCCAATGCTAAAGAATTACAGAAAACCTTGACAGAATTTCGCCAAACCGTCACCGATTCCCATCGCCCCAAAGCCTACCTCGCCCCCGCGCAACAACTTTATAATTGGATGATTGCCCCGCTAGAATCTGAGCTAGAAGAACAGGGCATTGATACGCTGATCTTTTCTATGGACGCAGGTTTGCGGACAATTCCCATGGCAGCACTTCACGATGGCAACCAATTTCTTGTCGAAAAATATTCAATTGGTTCTATACCCAGCATGAGTCTCACCAATCACCGCTATAACACCATCAAAAATGCCCAAGTTTTAGCCATGGGAGCATCTAAATTTGAAGACTTACCCCCGCTTCCCGCTGTACCGAATGAATTGCAGATTATTACTAAAGAATTATGGTCGGGTCAATCTTTTTTAAACGAAGAATTTACCCTAAACAACCTGAAACAACAGCGTCAGCAATTTGGCATTATCCACCTCGCCACGCACGCCGATTTCCTACCTAATGACCCCAGTCATTCCTATATTCAACTCTGGGATGAAAAACTCCGGTTAAATCAGTTAAGGCAAATCGGTTGGAATCAGTCGCCTCAAGTGGAGTTATTAGTCTTAAGTGCTTGTCGCACCGCTATTGGCGATGTGAATGCGGAGTTAGGGTTTGCTGGATTAGCGGTGAATGCGGGAGTGAAATCTGCCTTAGCCAGTCTTTGGTATGTCAGTGATGGCAGCACATTGGCGCTGATGAGCGAGTTTTATCGGCAATTAAGTCAACCTGACGTGACAATTAAAGCGGAAGCATTGCAACGCGCCCAAATTGCTATGTTACGGGGACAGGTGCGTCTGGAGAATGGTCAATTACACGGTATTGGTATGGGGGGAATTCCTTTACCCCCGGAACTAAAAGGCAGAGGTAATCAAGATTTTTCTCATCCTTATTACTGGGCGGCATTTACAATGATTGGTAGTCCTTGGTAG
- a CDS encoding DsbA family protein: MLSYLSRLTQTILGLLLICITLLGWSSPVQAASQVSPKLEEQVLQVIREHPEVILESVQAYQQRVQQQLQQAQQAFVQELKTNPQAIIGESPTTGASQSKIVMVEFSDFQCPYCGRAHKTVQRFMAKHQDQVTLTYKHYPLASIHPQAISAAKAAWAAFQQGKFWQYHDVLFTQQEKLGESFYIETAKGLNLNVDQFNRDRNSQAAETAISQDIQLAESLGITGTPFFVMNGEVFTGAIELEEMEKRFTRVKQSLKEQGTGNREQQL, from the coding sequence ATGCTGTCTTATCTATCCCGGTTAACTCAGACAATCCTGGGACTTTTGCTCATTTGTATTACTTTACTCGGCTGGTCTTCCCCAGTTCAAGCCGCTAGCCAAGTGAGTCCCAAATTAGAAGAACAAGTGTTGCAAGTGATTCGCGAACACCCGGAAGTTATTCTGGAATCCGTTCAGGCGTATCAGCAACGTGTCCAACAGCAACTCCAACAAGCCCAGCAAGCGTTTGTTCAGGAACTTAAAACGAATCCTCAAGCCATTATTGGAGAGTCACCGACGACAGGGGCGTCTCAGTCCAAGATTGTCATGGTAGAGTTTTCGGATTTTCAATGTCCCTATTGTGGCAGGGCGCATAAAACGGTGCAACGGTTTATGGCAAAGCATCAGGATCAGGTGACGTTGACGTATAAACATTACCCTTTAGCCTCAATTCATCCCCAAGCTATCTCAGCGGCTAAAGCAGCGTGGGCGGCGTTTCAACAGGGGAAGTTTTGGCAGTATCATGATGTGCTGTTTACTCAGCAAGAAAAACTGGGGGAGTCGTTTTATATTGAAACAGCCAAGGGTTTAAATTTAAATGTAGACCAATTTAATCGCGATCGCAATAGCCAAGCAGCAGAAACGGCGATTAGTCAGGATATTCAACTAGCGGAGAGTTTGGGAATTACTGGAACTCCCTTTTTTGTTATGAATGGGGAGGTGTTTACTGGGGCAATAGAATTAGAGGAAATGGAGAAACGGTTCACTCGTGTCAAACAGTCGTTAAAGGAACAGGGAACAGGGAACAGGGAACAGCAATTGTAG
- a CDS encoding Uma2 family endonuclease → MVLQTPTSAKRQEPLVTWEKLPDDFILPDDPVENIQQPPLAAALTDALGAANRLNSQMLIASNFGLVTTVDQKIVVKAPDWLYVPQVFPVAEGVIRRSYTPNLEGSPVSVVMEFLSETETGEYSVRPTFPYGKLYFYEQILQVPTYVIFNPLEPILEVHRLQNNRYVLQQLTAEGRYWIPELELFLGIWYGTRLGLTSNWLRWWDESGNLLLWSSEQAEQERQRAEQERQRAEQERQRAEQERQRAEQERQRAEQERQRADAVTNNLEQERQRNQALIAKLQELGIDPNTLS, encoded by the coding sequence ATGGTTCTGCAAACTCCAACCTCCGCCAAACGCCAAGAACCCCTAGTTACCTGGGAAAAGCTTCCCGACGATTTTATCTTGCCTGATGATCCCGTGGAAAACATTCAACAACCGCCCCTCGCTGCCGCCCTGACAGACGCTTTAGGTGCAGCCAATCGCCTGAATTCGCAAATGTTAATCGCCTCCAATTTTGGTCTCGTCACGACAGTGGATCAGAAAATTGTCGTCAAAGCACCAGACTGGCTGTATGTACCCCAGGTATTCCCTGTTGCAGAAGGCGTAATTCGCCGCAGCTATACCCCCAATCTCGAAGGGAGTCCAGTTAGCGTCGTCATGGAGTTTTTATCAGAAACTGAAACAGGAGAATACTCAGTACGACCAACATTTCCCTATGGTAAGTTGTACTTCTACGAGCAAATTCTCCAAGTTCCGACCTATGTGATTTTTAATCCCCTAGAACCAATCCTAGAAGTTCATAGGTTGCAAAATAATCGATATGTATTGCAACAACTCACAGCAGAAGGACGCTACTGGATTCCTGAATTAGAACTATTTTTAGGCATCTGGTATGGCACTCGATTAGGCTTAACCAGCAATTGGTTACGCTGGTGGGATGAGTCGGGAAACCTGTTATTGTGGAGTTCAGAACAAGCTGAACAAGAACGCCAACGGGCTGAACAAGAACGCCAACGGGCTGAACAAGAACGCCAACGGGCTGAACAAGAACGCCAACGTGCCGAACAAGAACGCCAACGTGCCGAACAAGAACGCCAACGGGCTGACGCTGTAACCAATAACCTAGAGCAAGAACGGCAACGTAATCAGGCGTTGATAGCAAAATTGCAAGAGTTGGGTATTGATCCCAACACCTTGTCCTAA
- a CDS encoding Uma2 family endonuclease — MSDESVGNLQEPFLAAALTDALGAANRLNSQMLIASNFGLVGAVNGNIVVKAPDWLYVPQVLPVPEGEIRRRYTPNLEGNPVGVVMEFLSDTEAGEYSIRPSFPYGKLFFYEKILKVPTYVIFESLAVVLEVRQLQDNQYVVQQPTEEGRYWIPELELFLGIWHGTRLGLTIPWLRWWDESGNLLSWSSEQAEQERQRADVMANQLKEERQRNHMLMAKLQELGIDPNTLS, encoded by the coding sequence ATGTCTGATGAGTCTGTGGGAAATCTTCAAGAACCGTTCCTCGCCGCCGCCTTGACAGACGCTTTAGGTGCAGCCAATCGCCTGAATTCGCAAATGTTAATCGCCTCTAATTTCGGACTTGTGGGGGCAGTTAATGGGAACATCGTGGTCAAAGCACCAGACTGGCTGTATGTACCCCAGGTATTACCCGTTCCAGAAGGAGAAATTCGCCGCCGCTATACACCCAATCTGGAAGGCAATCCAGTTGGGGTTGTCATGGAGTTTTTGTCAGACACTGAAGCGGGAGAATACTCCATACGACCCAGTTTCCCTTATGGGAAGTTATTTTTCTATGAGAAAATTCTCAAAGTTCCTACCTATGTGATCTTTGAGTCCCTAGCCGTAGTCCTAGAAGTCCGCCAATTACAAGATAATCAATACGTAGTGCAACAACCCACAGAAGAAGGACGCTACTGGATTCCTGAATTAGAACTATTTTTAGGCATCTGGCATGGCACTCGATTAGGCTTAACAATCCCCTGGTTACGCTGGTGGGACGAGTCGGGAAACCTATTATCGTGGAGTTCAGAACAAGCCGAACAAGAACGCCAACGGGCTGATGTAATGGCAAATCAGCTAAAGGAAGAACGGCAACGCAATCATATGTTAATGGCTAAATTACAAGAGTTGGGCATTGATCCCAACACTCTATCCTAA